The Ziziphus jujuba cultivar Dongzao chromosome 7, ASM3175591v1 genome includes a region encoding these proteins:
- the LOC112489817 gene encoding uncharacterized protein LOC112489817 has product MVGTNNDITVLDRSPLFDDLIKDIAPPCNFVLQGHRYNMGYYLSNGIYPQYATLIQTISEPSSIKEKLFARYQEAVRKDVERAFGVLQSRWKIVKGPARIWNARDLGKIMKTCIILHNMIIESEHGQGINPESWQPHGDERVEDIHLEHDYTFLVSTMINRMKQVQDKRVHKNLKIDLIITCGIYIGLKKLFDI; this is encoded by the coding sequence ATGGTTGGTACGAATAACGATATTACTGTTTTGGATAGATCTCCATTATTTGATGATCTTATTAAAGATATTGCACCACCTTGCAATTTTGTATTACAAGGCCATCGCTATAATATGGGATATTATCTTTCTAATGGAATTTATCCACAATATGCAACTCTAATTCAAACTATTTCTGAACCATCTTCTATCAAGGAAAAATTATTTGCCAGATACCAGGAAGCTGTTAGAAAGGATGTGGAACGAGCATTTGGAGTATTGCAAAGTAGATGGAAAATTGTCAAAGGTCCAGCACGTATCTGGAATGCAAGGGACCTTGGAAAGATAATGAAGACATGCATTATCTTGCACAACATGATCATTGAGAGTGAGCATGGTCAAGGCATCAATCCTGAAAGTTGGCAACCTCATGGAGATGAAAGGGTTGAAGATATTCATCTAGAGCATGATTATACTTTTCTTGTTTCAACGATGATTAATCGAATGAAGCAAGTTCAAGACAAAAGAGTGCACAAAAATTTAAAGATCGACCTTATCATCACTTGTGGGATTTATATAGGGCTCAAGAAGCTATTTGATATTTAG
- the LOC125422840 gene encoding uncharacterized protein LOC125422840, translating to MDSQYSNNLPCSQQLSNDNEGINMSSSLNTQHVNNSSQLLIHNSMPQATTAQFSNQFSHFSFHPSYLFNSMNASYSSHVSQQFGSGFTYQGLLNAPTIPFDTRNANATKESKHKSKATQKSNSQSSVSNKNWTKAEDVALTKAWLYISVDSDIGSSPKNTAMWDRILLTWKDNMGVEYSSVRNTNSLQCRWVKIQGAVNKFHGLYERLERNPQSGTTPEDMDKVKWT from the exons ATGGATTCACAATATTCAAATAACCTCCCATGCTCTCAACAACTTTCCAATGATAATGAAGGCATAAACATGAGCAGCTCACTAAATACTCAACATGTCAATAACTCTTCTCAACTCCTTATACATAATTCTATGCCACAAGCTACCACAGCTCAATTTTCAAACCAATTTTCTCACTTCTCATTTCATCCCAGCTATCTTTTTAATTCAATGAATGCTTCATATTCTTCTCATGTTAGCCAACAATTTGGATCTGGATTCACCTACCAGGGTTTATTGAATGCTCCTACAATCCCATTTGACACTCGGAATGCTAATGCAACCAAAGAATCCAAACATAAGAGCAAGGCCACCCAAAAGTCTAACTCTCAAAGTTCTGTTTCTAATAAAAATTGGACTAAAGCTGAAGATGTTGCATTGACAAAGGCATGGCTTTACATCTCTGTTGATTCTGATATTGGTAGTAGCCCAAAAAATACAGCAATGTGGGATCGTATTTTACTTACTTGGAAGGACAATATGGGGGTGGAATATAGCAGTGTTCGAAACACCAATAGCTTACAATGTCGTTGGGTAAAAATACAAGGTGCAGTGAACAAATTTCATGGACTATATGAGAGATTGGAAAGAAATCCACAAAGTGGAACAACCCCAGAAGATATG GATAAAGTAAAATGGACTTGA